The Medicago truncatula cultivar Jemalong A17 chromosome 4, MtrunA17r5.0-ANR, whole genome shotgun sequence genome includes a region encoding these proteins:
- the LOC11412050 gene encoding protein STICHEL-like 2 isoform X1 — protein sequence MDGRRHSVDVPISKTLVALRRVRSLRDPSTNGISKLSPLIDNEHWENGISLRFVNATYVCESDDNGCLRSKDLDFKGRREHDIDSTTNFEMGCHMMNYCDKQQQDDELVYSNPKQQGDFGNKSPKESCCSNHEAVGLDLASIIPSSNHLKDKESCYLSSQLSSRLGRIDYKKSTRKLLQKNQAKPFELMQDNASSVDSPCLSASTQTPQDVDVLVDYNGCGISCCWSKSPRFRDANYYSEMEDLPLMLQHVNETDLHGQKSMRHIIGSEISPTLETPRSLSMKFRPKSFNDLVGQNMVGKSLSGAISRGRIASFYLFHGPRGTGKTSASRIFAAALNCISLEERRPCGLCSECVLFFSGRSKDVKEVDSLRINRPDKAKSLVKNACTTAPFSSRYKVFIIDECQLLNKETWATLLNSLGVFSQHVVFVMITPDLEKLPRSAISRAQRYHFTKIKDADIASRLKRICVEEGLESEQDALDFIAAKSCGSLRDAEMMLDQLSLLGKKITISLVYELTGVISDDELLDLLDLSLSSDTSNTVIRARELLRSRIDPLQLISQLANLIMDILAGKCELTGSEIRRRFSDRHILAESSMQKLSHALRILSETEKQLRISKNQTTWFTAALLQLSSLEYSSVDANDSKLCIRAASNRDGDLCSTSSTAESLKHLATGKCAEKSYKIEVQDDDKATLDCIWYKATEICESKRLKAFLRKQGKLSSVCINQGLAAVELEFHHRVYVARAEKSWKQIASSLQFILGCNIELRINHVPCTTDSKYARLKRSSFNFFNCSRRILRKSLSSDEQGCESDYADCTSQKPMMMDRTLSRSSDCGSRVPPLESYHGMELVTTLRSCEGNLLSSGKIILNRIDQETPRISFSRDDSVKEEECNYEDLASSTADLENTHSNCFPRTLWLHKKLSSSYASKQKEFCFIHPQVQMY from the exons ATGGATGGTAGGAGGCATTCTGTTGATGTGCCTATTTCTAAAACTCTTGTAGCATTGAGGAGAGTTAGGTCATTGAGGGATCCTTCAACAAATGGTATTAGTAAGCTCTCACCTTTGATTGATAATGAACATTGGGAAAATGGGATTTCTCTGAGGTTTGTTAATGCTACTTATGTATGTGAATCTGATGATAATGGCTGTTTAAGGTCAAAGGATTTAGATTTTAAGGGTCGTAGAGAGCATGACATTGATAGTACTACTAACTTTGAAATGGGTTGTCACATGATGAACTATTGTGATAAACAGCAACAAGATGATGAATTAGTTTACTCTAATCCTAAGCAGCAAGGTGATTTTGGAAATAAATCGCCGAAAGAAAGTTGTTGTAGCAACCATGAAGCCGTAGGATTGGATTTAGCTTCAATCATTCCGTCTAGTAATCATTTGAAGGATAAAGAATCATGTTATTTATCAAGTCAATTGTCGTCGCGATTAGGGAGAATAGATTACAAAAAGTCAACTAGAAAACTGCTGCAAAAGAATCAAGCGAAACCGTTTGAGTTGATGCAGGATAATGCAAGCAGTGTTGATAGTCCATGCCTTAGTGCCTCAACACAAACACCTCAAGATGTTGATGTTTTAGTTGATTACAATGGATGTGGAATAAGCTGTTGTTGGTCGAAGTCACCGAGGTTTAGAGATGCAAATTATTATTCTGAAATGGAAGACCTTCCCTTGATGTTGCAGCATGTTAATGAGACTGATCTTCATGGACAGAAAAGCATGAGACACATTATTGGTAGTGAAATTAGTCCTACATTAGAAACTCCTAGAAGTTTATCTATGAAATTTAGGCCGAAATCTTTCAATGATTTGGTTGGACAAAATATGGTTGGTAAGTCTCTTTCGGGTGCAATCTCTAGAGGAAGGATAGCATCATTCTATCTATTTCATGGTCCTCGTGGAACGGGAAAAACATCTGCATCGAGGATATTTGCTGCTGCACTGAATTGCATCTCGCTCGAGGAGCGAAGGCCTTGTGGTTTGTGTAGTGAATGTGTTTTGTTCTTTTCTGGAAGAAGTAAAGATGTTAAGGAAGTCGACTCTTTGAGGATAAATCGTCCGGACAAGGCTAAATCCCTTGTTAAGAATGCTTGCACAACAGCTCCTTTTTCATCACGTTATAAGGTGTTCATTATTGATGAGTGCCAGTTATTGAATAAGGAAACATGGGCTACTCTTCTGAATAGCCTAGGGGTTTTTTCTCAACATGTGGTCTTTGTGATGATCACTCCTGATTTGGAGAAGCTACCAAGAAGTGCGATTTCTCGAGCTCAAAGGTATCACTTTACAAAGATTAAAGATGCTGACATTGCTAGCAGACTCAAAAGAATTTGCGTTGAAGAAGGTCTTGAGTCCGAACAAGATGCTTTGGATTTCATTGCTGCTAAATCATGTGGTTCTCTTAGGGACGCAGAAATGATGCTTGATCAGCTAAGTTTGCTTggtaaaaaaatcacaatttccTTAGTCTACGAACTT ACTGGGGTCATTTCTGATGATGAATTGCTTGATTTGCTGGACCTGTCTTTGTCATCCGACACTTCAAATACGGTTATAAGAGCCCGGGAGCTGTTGAGATCAAGGATAGATCCTTTACAACTTATATCTCAGCTAGCGAATCTTATTATGGACATTCTTGCAGGGAAGTGTGAACTTACTGGTTCTGAAAtcagaagaagattttctgATAGACATATTT TAGCGGAATCAAGCATGCAGAAACTTAGTCATGCATTAAGAATACTTTCTGAAACGGAGAAGCAATTGAGAATTTCTAAGAatcaaacaacatggttcaCTGCAGCTCTTCTACAGTTAAGCTCTTTAGAATATTCATCTGTGGATGCTAATGATTCCAAGTTGTGCATCAGAGCTGCATCCAATAGAG ATGGCGATTTATGCAGTACATCATCTACAGCTGAAAGCTTAAAGCATCTTGCTACAGGTAAGTGCGCTGAGAAGTCATATAAAATAGAAGTGCAGGATGATGATAAAGCCACATTGGATTGTATATGGTATAAAGCTACAGAGATATGTGAATCTAAAAGGCTCAAGGCTTTTCTCAGGAAGCAAGGGAAGTTGTCTTCAGTTTGTATTAATCAAG GTCTTGCAGCTGTGGAGTTGGAATTCCACCACCGTGTCTATGTAGCTAGAGCTGAAAAGTCATGGAAACAAATTGCAAGTTCCCTACAGTTCATATTGGGTTGCAACATTGAGCTCAGAATCAACCATGTTCCATGTACTACAGATTCTAAGTATGCTAGGTTGAAGAGGTCatctttcaatttcttcaattgTTCGCGCAGGATTCTTCGGAAATCATTATCATCCGATGAACAAGGATGTGAATCAGACTATGCTGATTGCACTTCTCAAAAGCCTATGATGATGGACCGAACTCTATCTCGCTCCTCTGATTGCGGATCCCGGGTACCTCCCCTTGAGTCCTACCATGGAATGGAGCTTGTAACAACTCTTAGAAGCTGTGAAGGGAATTTACTAAGCTCAgggaaaataattttgaatagaATAGATCAAGAGACTCCAAGGATTTCATTTTCTAGAGATGATTCTGTCAAGGAAGAAGAGTGCAATTATGAAGATCTTGCATCATCAACCGCTGATTTAGAAAATACTCATTCTAACTGTTTTCCTCGAACGCTCTGGCTTCATAAAAAACTATCTTCTTCATATGCATCAAAACAGAAGGAATTTTGTTTTATCCATCCCCAAGTTCAAATGTATTGA
- the LOC11407964 gene encoding MA3 DOMAIN-CONTAINING TRANSLATION REGULATORY FACTOR 1, whose amino-acid sequence MASNEGFLTEGQREMLKIASQNAENLSTSPKSPSTLLADHHHIKAPAGGKAQTAGIAVRHVRRSHSGKLGRAKKDGAGGKGTWGKLLDTEVDSHIDRNDPNYDSGEEPYELVGTTVTDPLDEFKKAVVSLIDEYFSNGDVDLAASDLRELGSSEYYPYFIKRLVSMAMDRHDKEKEMASVLLSALYADVISPTQIRDGFFMLIESADDLAVDILDAVDILALFLARAVVDDILPPAFLARARKALPESSKGAQVVQTAEKSYLSAPHHAELVERRWGGSTHITVEEMKKKIADLLKEYVDSGETLEACRCIRELGVAFFHHEVVKKALVLAMEIPSAEPLLLKLLKEAAAEGLISSSQMVKGFSRLEEGLDDLALDIPSAKALFQSFVPKAISEGWLDASFDNPAGENGEFQVEDENVRKYKKEAVTIIHEYFLSDDIPELIRSLEDLGAPEYNPIFLKRLITLALDRKNREKEMASVLLSALHIEIFSTEDIVNGFVMLLENAEDTTLDILDASNELALFLARAVIDDVLAPLNLDEIGSRLPPKCSGSETVRMARTLSSARHAGERLLRCWGGGTGWAVEDAKDKITKLLEEYESGGVVGEACQCIRDLGMPFFNHEVVKKALVMAMEKKNDRMLDLLQECFSEGLITTNQLTKGFTRIKEGLDDLALDIPNAKEKFAFYVEHAKTKGWLLPSFDSSAPDV is encoded by the exons ATGGCGTCGAACGAGGGATTTTTGACTGAAGGACAGAGGGAAATGTTGAAAATTGCGAGTCAGAATGCGGAGAATTTGTCGACATCGCCTAAGTCGCCGTCAACATTGCTTGCTGATCATCATCACATCAAAGCTCCTGCTGGTGGTAAGGCACAGACTGCTGGGATTGCTGTGAGGCATGTGCGTCGGTCGCATTCTGGAAAGTTAGGGCGGGCTAAGAAGG ATGGTGCTGGTGGTAAGGGCACTTGGGGGAAATTGCTGGACACAGAAGTTGATTCTCACATAGACCGCAATGATCCAAATTACGATAGTGGCGAG GAACCCTATGAGCTGGTTGGAACTACTGTTACTGACCCCTTGGATGAATTCAAGAAAGCAGTGGTATCCCTCATAGATGAATACTTCAGTAATGGGGATGTTGATTTGGCAGCATCTGACCTTAGAGAACTTGGCTCAAGTGAATATTATCCATACTTCATTAAGAGACTTGTTTCCATGGCAATGGATAGGCATGATAAGGAGAAAGAAATGGCTTCTGTTCTGCTTTCAGCACTGTATGCTGATGTCATTAGTCCCACACAGATTAGGGATGGATTTTTTATGCTCATTGAATCTGCTGATGATCTTGCAGTGGATATCCTGGATGCAGTTGACATCCTTGCTTTATTCCTGGCACGTgctgttgttgatgatattcTTCCACCAGCCTTTCTTGCCAGGGCAAGGAAGGCTCTTCCGGAATCTTCCAAGGGAGCTCAGGTAGTCCAGACTGCTGAGAAGAGCTATCTCTCAGCTCCACACCATGCAGAACTTGTGGAAAGACGATGGGGTGGTAGCACTCACATTACTgttgaagaaatgaagaaaaagattgCTGATTTACTTAAAGAATATGTTGATAGTGGTGAGACACTTGAAGCTTGTAGGTGTATACGTGAGTTGGGAGTTGCATTCTTCCATCACGAGGTTGTGAAGAAGGCCCTGGTACTTGCCATGGAGATTCCTTCAGCAGAACCTCTACTGTTGAAGCTGTTAAAAGAAGCAGCAGCAGAAGGACTGATTAGTTCCAGCCAAATGGTGAAAGGGTTTTCTCGATTGGAAGAAGGCCTAGATGATCTTGCTCTTGATATTCCATCAGCTAAAGCCTTGTTTCAGTCATTTGTCCCCAAGGCAATCTCTGAAGGATGGCTTGATGCTTCCTTTGACAATCCAGCTGGTGAAAATGGGGAATTCCAAGTTGAAGATGAGAATGTGAGGAAGTACAAAAAGGAAGCTGTAACTATAATTCATGAGTATTTTCTCTCTGATGACATTCCTGAACTCATTCGAAGTCTAGAAGATCTTGGAGCACCTGAGTATAACCCAATATTTTTGAAGAGGTTAATAACACTTGCTTTGGACCGAAAGAACAGAGAAAAGGAAATGGCATCTGTCCTGCTATCTGCACTTCATATAGAGATATTCTCAACAGAGGATATTGTTAATGGTTTTGTCATGCTTCTGGAAAATGCTGAAGATACAACGCTGGATATACTGGATGCTTCAAATGAGCTTGCTCTGTTTTTAGCTCGGGCTGTGATTGATGATGTACTTGCCCCATTGAACTTGGACGAAATTGGCAGCAGACTACCACCAAAATGCAGTGGTAGTGAAACTGTGCGTATGGCTCGAACACTCTCTTCTGCTCGTCATGCAGGTGAAAGGCTATTGAGATGCTGGGGCGGGGGAACTGGATGGGCTGTGGAGGATGCTAAGGACAAGATCACAAAGCTCTTGGAGGAGTATGAAAGTGGCGGGGTTGTCGGTGAAGCATGCCAGTGTATTCGTGACTTGGGGATGCCTTTCTTCAACCATGAGGTAGTGAAGAAAGCTTTGGTTATGGCCATGGAGAAGAAGAATGATAGGATGCTAGATTTGCTGCAGGAGTGCTTCAGTGAAGGTCTTATCACCACCAATCAGCTGACTAAAGGATTCACCCGGATTAAGGAGGGTCTTGATGATCTGGCTCTGGACATTCCAAACGCCAAGGAAAAATTTGCTTTCTATGTGGAGCATGCAAAGACCAAGGGGTGGCTTCTACCATCATTTGATTCCTCTGCCCCAGATGTCTAG
- the LOC11412050 gene encoding protein STICHEL-like 2 isoform X2 encodes MDGRRHSVDVPISKTLVALRRVRSLRDPSTNGISKLSPLIDNEHWENGISLRFVNATYVCESDDNGCLRSKDLDFKGRREHDIDSTTNFEMGCHMMNYCDKQQQDDELVYSNPKQQGDFGNKSPKESCCSNHEAVGLDLASIIPSSNHLKDKESCYLSSQLSSRLGRIDYKKSTRKLLQKNQAKPFELMQDNASSVDSPCLSASTQTPQDVDVLVDYNGCGISCCWSKSPRFRDANYYSEMEDLPLMLQHVNETDLHGQKSMRHIIGSEISPTLETPRSLSMKFRPKSFNDLVGQNMVGKSLSGAISRGRIASFYLFHGPRGTGKTSASRIFAAALNCISLEERRPCGLCSECVLFFSGRSKDVKEVDSLRINRPDKAKSLVKNACTTAPFSSRYKVFIIDECQLLNKETWATLLNSLGVFSQHVVFVMITPDLEKLPRSAISRAQRYHFTKIKDADIASRLKRICVEEGLESEQDALDFIAAKSCGSLRDAEMMLDQLSLLGKKITISLVYELTGVISDDELLDLLDLSLSSDTSNTVIRARELLRSRIDPLQLISQLANLIMDILAGKCELTGSEIRRRFSDRHISESSMQKLSHALRILSETEKQLRISKNQTTWFTAALLQLSSLEYSSVDANDSKLCIRAASNRDGDLCSTSSTAESLKHLATGKCAEKSYKIEVQDDDKATLDCIWYKATEICESKRLKAFLRKQGKLSSVCINQGLAAVELEFHHRVYVARAEKSWKQIASSLQFILGCNIELRINHVPCTTDSKYARLKRSSFNFFNCSRRILRKSLSSDEQGCESDYADCTSQKPMMMDRTLSRSSDCGSRVPPLESYHGMELVTTLRSCEGNLLSSGKIILNRIDQETPRISFSRDDSVKEEECNYEDLASSTADLENTHSNCFPRTLWLHKKLSSSYASKQKEFCFIHPQVQMY; translated from the exons ATGGATGGTAGGAGGCATTCTGTTGATGTGCCTATTTCTAAAACTCTTGTAGCATTGAGGAGAGTTAGGTCATTGAGGGATCCTTCAACAAATGGTATTAGTAAGCTCTCACCTTTGATTGATAATGAACATTGGGAAAATGGGATTTCTCTGAGGTTTGTTAATGCTACTTATGTATGTGAATCTGATGATAATGGCTGTTTAAGGTCAAAGGATTTAGATTTTAAGGGTCGTAGAGAGCATGACATTGATAGTACTACTAACTTTGAAATGGGTTGTCACATGATGAACTATTGTGATAAACAGCAACAAGATGATGAATTAGTTTACTCTAATCCTAAGCAGCAAGGTGATTTTGGAAATAAATCGCCGAAAGAAAGTTGTTGTAGCAACCATGAAGCCGTAGGATTGGATTTAGCTTCAATCATTCCGTCTAGTAATCATTTGAAGGATAAAGAATCATGTTATTTATCAAGTCAATTGTCGTCGCGATTAGGGAGAATAGATTACAAAAAGTCAACTAGAAAACTGCTGCAAAAGAATCAAGCGAAACCGTTTGAGTTGATGCAGGATAATGCAAGCAGTGTTGATAGTCCATGCCTTAGTGCCTCAACACAAACACCTCAAGATGTTGATGTTTTAGTTGATTACAATGGATGTGGAATAAGCTGTTGTTGGTCGAAGTCACCGAGGTTTAGAGATGCAAATTATTATTCTGAAATGGAAGACCTTCCCTTGATGTTGCAGCATGTTAATGAGACTGATCTTCATGGACAGAAAAGCATGAGACACATTATTGGTAGTGAAATTAGTCCTACATTAGAAACTCCTAGAAGTTTATCTATGAAATTTAGGCCGAAATCTTTCAATGATTTGGTTGGACAAAATATGGTTGGTAAGTCTCTTTCGGGTGCAATCTCTAGAGGAAGGATAGCATCATTCTATCTATTTCATGGTCCTCGTGGAACGGGAAAAACATCTGCATCGAGGATATTTGCTGCTGCACTGAATTGCATCTCGCTCGAGGAGCGAAGGCCTTGTGGTTTGTGTAGTGAATGTGTTTTGTTCTTTTCTGGAAGAAGTAAAGATGTTAAGGAAGTCGACTCTTTGAGGATAAATCGTCCGGACAAGGCTAAATCCCTTGTTAAGAATGCTTGCACAACAGCTCCTTTTTCATCACGTTATAAGGTGTTCATTATTGATGAGTGCCAGTTATTGAATAAGGAAACATGGGCTACTCTTCTGAATAGCCTAGGGGTTTTTTCTCAACATGTGGTCTTTGTGATGATCACTCCTGATTTGGAGAAGCTACCAAGAAGTGCGATTTCTCGAGCTCAAAGGTATCACTTTACAAAGATTAAAGATGCTGACATTGCTAGCAGACTCAAAAGAATTTGCGTTGAAGAAGGTCTTGAGTCCGAACAAGATGCTTTGGATTTCATTGCTGCTAAATCATGTGGTTCTCTTAGGGACGCAGAAATGATGCTTGATCAGCTAAGTTTGCTTggtaaaaaaatcacaatttccTTAGTCTACGAACTT ACTGGGGTCATTTCTGATGATGAATTGCTTGATTTGCTGGACCTGTCTTTGTCATCCGACACTTCAAATACGGTTATAAGAGCCCGGGAGCTGTTGAGATCAAGGATAGATCCTTTACAACTTATATCTCAGCTAGCGAATCTTATTATGGACATTCTTGCAGGGAAGTGTGAACTTACTGGTTCTGAAAtcagaagaagattttctgATAGACATATTT CGGAATCAAGCATGCAGAAACTTAGTCATGCATTAAGAATACTTTCTGAAACGGAGAAGCAATTGAGAATTTCTAAGAatcaaacaacatggttcaCTGCAGCTCTTCTACAGTTAAGCTCTTTAGAATATTCATCTGTGGATGCTAATGATTCCAAGTTGTGCATCAGAGCTGCATCCAATAGAG ATGGCGATTTATGCAGTACATCATCTACAGCTGAAAGCTTAAAGCATCTTGCTACAGGTAAGTGCGCTGAGAAGTCATATAAAATAGAAGTGCAGGATGATGATAAAGCCACATTGGATTGTATATGGTATAAAGCTACAGAGATATGTGAATCTAAAAGGCTCAAGGCTTTTCTCAGGAAGCAAGGGAAGTTGTCTTCAGTTTGTATTAATCAAG GTCTTGCAGCTGTGGAGTTGGAATTCCACCACCGTGTCTATGTAGCTAGAGCTGAAAAGTCATGGAAACAAATTGCAAGTTCCCTACAGTTCATATTGGGTTGCAACATTGAGCTCAGAATCAACCATGTTCCATGTACTACAGATTCTAAGTATGCTAGGTTGAAGAGGTCatctttcaatttcttcaattgTTCGCGCAGGATTCTTCGGAAATCATTATCATCCGATGAACAAGGATGTGAATCAGACTATGCTGATTGCACTTCTCAAAAGCCTATGATGATGGACCGAACTCTATCTCGCTCCTCTGATTGCGGATCCCGGGTACCTCCCCTTGAGTCCTACCATGGAATGGAGCTTGTAACAACTCTTAGAAGCTGTGAAGGGAATTTACTAAGCTCAgggaaaataattttgaatagaATAGATCAAGAGACTCCAAGGATTTCATTTTCTAGAGATGATTCTGTCAAGGAAGAAGAGTGCAATTATGAAGATCTTGCATCATCAACCGCTGATTTAGAAAATACTCATTCTAACTGTTTTCCTCGAACGCTCTGGCTTCATAAAAAACTATCTTCTTCATATGCATCAAAACAGAAGGAATTTTGTTTTATCCATCCCCAAGTTCAAATGTATTGA